Proteins co-encoded in one Jeotgalibacillus malaysiensis genomic window:
- a CDS encoding alcohol dehydrogenase GroES-like domain protein produces MKAVQVIGYGDTDQLKVVDIPVPEPKEGEVLVRVKACAINNTEIWMREGAYGTGEKSGWRPEGVQFPRIPGSDITGEIVSAEDESLIGKSVVLFPFTSSGEEGTEHISEDMSFIGSEYEGGYAEYAVWPAALCYDMPLEDFAESAVFSVSGLTAWHMVSQIQAKPGEVILVTGANGGVGSLNIQIAANVYGSKVIAVVGDLKDGEKLKELGAAEVVSYRSETLIDDILKAAGGPVDSVLDVVGDALLILK; encoded by the coding sequence ATGAAAGCAGTACAAGTAATCGGTTATGGGGATACAGATCAGCTGAAAGTGGTCGATATACCGGTTCCGGAGCCAAAAGAAGGAGAAGTATTGGTGAGAGTAAAAGCCTGTGCCATTAACAATACAGAGATCTGGATGCGTGAGGGGGCTTATGGAACCGGTGAAAAATCGGGCTGGCGTCCTGAAGGGGTTCAGTTTCCGCGGATTCCGGGCTCTGATATTACAGGAGAGATCGTCAGCGCAGAAGATGAGTCACTGATTGGTAAAAGCGTTGTGCTGTTTCCGTTTACTTCAAGTGGAGAGGAAGGGACGGAGCATATTTCAGAAGACATGTCTTTTATTGGATCAGAATACGAAGGAGGCTATGCAGAATACGCTGTCTGGCCTGCTGCACTTTGCTATGACATGCCGCTTGAGGACTTTGCTGAGAGCGCGGTTTTCTCTGTGAGTGGACTGACTGCCTGGCATATGGTCAGTCAGATCCAGGCAAAGCCCGGCGAAGTGATCCTTGTAACCGGAGCAAATGGCGGAGTTGGCTCATTGAATATCCAGATTGCTGCAAATGTATATGGGTCAAAAGTTATTGCCGTTGTTGGGGATTTAAAAGATGGGGAGAAGCTGAAAGAACTTGGTGCAGCTGAGGTGGTCTCCTACAGATCAGAAACCCTGATAGACGATATTTTAAAAGCAGCGGGCGGACCTGTAGATTCAGTACTTGATGTTGTTGGAGATGCTTTGTTGATTTTGAAATGA
- a CDS encoding cation diffusion facilitator family transporter, with the protein MNNRFKEAEFATWVGIVANTLLTILKGVFGYISGSRALVADAAHSASDVAGSVAVLAGLRTARKPPDDDHPYGHGKAENIATIIVAILLVVVGVEIATSSGSVFFGEVPEAPGTIALAVIVFSIAVKEILFHYKKRIAKKIDSSALMAEAWHHRSDALSSVAAFLGVGGAILGERLELSFLLYADPIAGLIVSLIVIKIGFSLAKEAGSIMMEQVLEPDKTNPFIETVMSVPGVKRVDELLARTHGHYIVIDIKVSVDPYITVEEGHRISKNVKRRLLERHEDINNVLVHINPYNEE; encoded by the coding sequence ATGAACAATCGATTTAAAGAAGCTGAGTTTGCCACATGGGTCGGGATCGTGGCAAATACGCTGTTAACCATATTAAAAGGTGTGTTCGGCTATATTTCAGGGAGCCGCGCACTTGTCGCTGATGCGGCGCACTCTGCTTCAGATGTTGCCGGGTCGGTCGCTGTACTGGCAGGACTTCGTACAGCAAGAAAACCGCCTGATGACGATCACCCGTACGGTCACGGGAAAGCAGAAAACATTGCTACGATCATCGTTGCGATATTACTGGTTGTCGTGGGTGTGGAAATTGCTACTTCATCGGGAAGTGTATTCTTCGGGGAAGTCCCTGAAGCCCCGGGCACAATCGCCCTTGCAGTCATTGTATTTTCCATCGCAGTAAAAGAAATCTTATTTCACTATAAGAAGCGGATTGCTAAAAAAATCGACAGTTCTGCACTGATGGCTGAAGCCTGGCATCACCGATCAGATGCGCTTTCATCAGTTGCTGCCTTCCTAGGAGTAGGTGGAGCTATTCTTGGAGAAAGATTAGAGCTCTCCTTTTTACTTTACGCTGACCCGATTGCGGGGCTCATTGTATCACTAATTGTTATTAAGATCGGATTTTCACTAGCTAAGGAAGCAGGTTCAATTATGATGGAGCAGGTGCTCGAGCCTGATAAAACGAATCCATTTATCGAGACCGTTATGTCAGTCCCGGGTGTAAAAAGAGTGGACGAACTGCTAGCCAGAACGCATGGTCACTATATTGTTATTGATATTAAAGTAAGTGTGGATCCGTACATTACAGTAGAAGAGGGTCACCGCATTTCAAAAAACGTGAAGCGCAGACTGCTTGAGCGGCATGAGGATATCAATAACGTGCTGGTCCATATTAATCCATATAATGAAGAGTAA
- a CDS encoding heat shock protein HtpX, whose translation MGKRVLLFLLTNILVMTTIVIVWSLIVSYTGINGSFQTGGPGLGIDFISLGVFSLLVGFAGSFISLAMSRMMAKWMMKVKVLDPDGSLTAQERAVVEKVHRFSRAAGLTHMPQVGIYPSPEVNAFATGPSKKKSLVAVSQGLLDNMDDDAVEGVIAHEVAHVSNGDMVTMTLLQGIVNTFVVFLSRIVAIVLSRFVREDLQFIVQFAAIIVFQILFSILGSLVVSAYSRHREFHADRGGGDLAGNDKMAHALRSLKAQVGRTNVKDHTDDSAVATMKISGKGGVMRLFSTHPDLDERIARLEQR comes from the coding sequence ATGGGCAAAAGAGTTTTACTGTTTTTATTAACGAACATCCTTGTCATGACGACAATTGTGATTGTATGGTCACTCATTGTTTCATATACAGGAATCAACGGTTCATTCCAGACAGGCGGACCAGGGCTTGGAATTGACTTCATTTCACTTGGTGTATTCAGTTTACTTGTAGGTTTTGCCGGGTCATTCATCTCGCTTGCGATGTCCCGCATGATGGCAAAATGGATGATGAAGGTAAAGGTGCTCGATCCGGATGGCAGTCTTACTGCCCAGGAACGTGCGGTAGTCGAAAAGGTACACCGCTTCTCTCGTGCGGCCGGCTTAACGCATATGCCTCAGGTCGGAATCTACCCTTCCCCTGAAGTAAATGCATTTGCAACGGGTCCTTCTAAAAAGAAGTCACTTGTCGCAGTATCTCAAGGATTACTTGATAATATGGATGACGATGCAGTTGAGGGTGTTATTGCGCATGAGGTTGCACACGTATCAAACGGAGATATGGTAACAATGACACTGCTTCAGGGTATCGTGAATACTTTCGTTGTATTCCTATCACGAATTGTTGCGATTGTTCTAAGCCGTTTCGTTCGTGAAGATCTTCAATTTATTGTTCAATTCGCAGCGATTATTGTCTTCCAGATCCTCTTCTCGATTCTTGGAAGCCTTGTTGTAAGTGCCTACTCAAGACACCGCGAATTCCACGCTGACCGTGGCGGCGGTGACTTAGCAGGTAATGACAAAATGGCGCACGCACTGCGTTCATTAAAAGCACAGGTGGGCCGTACGAATGTAAAAGATCATACAGATGATTCAGCTGTTGCCACGATGAAGATCAGTGGTAAAGGTGGCGTGATGAGATTGTTCTCAACTCACCCGGACCTTGATGAGCGTATTGCGCGTTTGGAACAGCGATAA
- a CDS encoding cation-efflux system membrane protein yields the protein MGHGHDHAHTSNKKALLISFIIITAFMIVEAIGGFLTNSLALLSDAGHMLSDSISLGVGLLAFTLGERAADRSKTYGYKRFEILAAVFNGVTLVLIAGYIFYEAFQRFSNPPEIASTGMLIIATLGLIVNLVVAWLLMRKGDTKENLNLRAAFLHVLGDLLGSVGAITAALLIIFFNWGWADPLASVIVAALVLISGWRVTKDSIHVLMEGTPENVDLEQVIKTIKSVSGIKDIHDLHVWSITSGNNALSCHAVVEGSLSINECQELLREVEHKLAHEKIGHVTIQLEDDAHPHDETVMCCHQSEHVH from the coding sequence ATGGGACACGGACATGATCATGCACATACCTCGAATAAGAAAGCATTATTAATCAGCTTTATTATCATTACCGCATTTATGATTGTAGAAGCAATCGGCGGTTTTTTGACAAACAGCCTTGCACTACTCTCTGATGCAGGTCACATGCTGAGTGATTCGATTTCACTTGGTGTTGGATTGCTTGCTTTTACGTTAGGTGAAAGAGCTGCTGACCGGAGTAAAACCTATGGATACAAACGGTTTGAAATTTTAGCAGCTGTTTTTAACGGTGTCACACTTGTACTGATTGCCGGCTATATTTTTTATGAGGCTTTCCAGCGCTTTAGTAATCCGCCTGAAATTGCTTCAACCGGTATGCTGATCATTGCTACACTTGGACTGATTGTTAATCTTGTGGTCGCATGGCTGCTTATGCGTAAAGGAGATACAAAGGAGAATCTGAACCTGCGCGCTGCGTTTCTTCACGTGCTTGGCGATCTGCTCGGGTCAGTAGGTGCTATTACAGCCGCTCTTCTGATTATTTTCTTTAATTGGGGCTGGGCGGACCCGCTTGCAAGTGTAATCGTCGCTGCCCTTGTCTTAATTAGCGGCTGGCGCGTAACAAAGGATTCCATTCACGTTCTGATGGAGGGTACACCGGAAAATGTAGATCTCGAACAGGTCATCAAAACCATCAAAAGCGTGAGTGGTATCAAAGACATTCACGACCTGCACGTCTGGTCAATCACCAGCGGCAACAATGCCCTTTCCTGCCATGCAGTTGTAGAAGGCAGCCTTTCCATCAATGAATGTCAGGAGCTGTTGCGTGAGGTCGAACACAAACTCGCCCATGAAAAAATCGGACACGTCACAATTCAGCTTGAAGACGATGCACACCCTCATGATGAGACTGTGATGTGCTGTCACCAGAGTGAGCACGTGCATTGA
- a CDS encoding glyoxalase, whose amino-acid sequence MFSKLGQVMLYVNDQEAAKHFWTDKAGFHVLKEEESHGMRWIEIAPHQESETTLVLHDRAVVEEMSPGVNLGTPSLMFNTDRFDELYQALSEKGVTVGKVVDMPSGRVFNFADDEDQYFAVMEK is encoded by the coding sequence ATGTTTTCAAAACTCGGACAGGTCATGTTATATGTCAATGATCAGGAAGCGGCAAAGCATTTCTGGACTGATAAAGCAGGTTTTCATGTGTTGAAGGAAGAAGAATCGCACGGTATGCGGTGGATTGAAATTGCGCCGCATCAAGAGTCGGAAACCACACTGGTCCTTCATGACAGAGCAGTCGTGGAGGAAATGTCACCTGGCGTTAACCTTGGAACACCTTCGCTTATGTTTAACACCGACCGTTTTGATGAGCTTTATCAGGCACTTTCAGAAAAGGGAGTAACGGTTGGTAAGGTCGTGGACATGCCTTCAGGAAGAGTATTTAACTTTGCTGATGATGAAGATCAATATTTTGCTGTGATGGAGAAGTAA
- a CDS encoding FAD-dependent oxidoreductase has translation MAVIETDVLIIGAGPAGLMAANVMTKRGVDYICLEKKPGRSVLSKALGIQARSLELFEFLGVNKPFLKRGYPGPGAKLHLAGKHPSYVEMYHIKSRYPYLLIIPQDEIEEILEEHLNARGGQVFREHEVLDVTQKDNGVYVTAVHNGITKTYFAKYLLACDGSHSKVRKELDVPFPGEDEGITFFTGDVEVPDMKEIHINLHLNDRGAAAFFPYKDGTYRVVGFDRTRQGGPKKREMKLHELQTTLDTILDQSYKVQHPKWLAYFGTSHRQVPNYRVGNVFFVGDAAHVNNPLGGQGMNIGLEDVGNLCWKIDTVLKGYAGSPFLDTYHEERAPVAKEVIFNTTMELKLINMKGLLGKARNWSGKAVLSQGWVQSRFANALSHVHSDYDKTPINRSFKDKSLPRKAIQAGERVPDQVLFNEGTTDERLYPLIQRIGYVCLIYIDCYEQDLIDYAYDFAHEANRAFPDMLKVYLVARGGTVLTERDELPIIYDVHRDLDHNLGMQKGSTLFIRPDGHVGFHDGSADVRKVMAKLKRYFI, from the coding sequence ATGGCTGTGATCGAAACAGATGTACTGATTATCGGAGCAGGGCCCGCCGGACTGATGGCTGCAAATGTCATGACAAAGCGGGGCGTAGACTATATCTGCCTGGAGAAAAAACCGGGCCGTTCAGTGTTATCAAAAGCACTCGGCATACAGGCAAGATCACTTGAATTATTTGAATTTCTCGGTGTAAATAAACCATTTTTGAAAAGAGGATACCCCGGACCCGGTGCTAAGCTTCATTTAGCCGGAAAACATCCATCTTACGTTGAAATGTATCATATTAAAAGCAGATATCCATACCTCCTCATTATCCCGCAGGATGAAATTGAAGAAATCCTGGAAGAGCACCTCAACGCACGCGGCGGTCAGGTCTTCAGGGAACATGAGGTGCTTGACGTTACTCAAAAAGATAACGGCGTCTATGTAACGGCTGTGCATAACGGTATAACTAAAACATATTTTGCAAAATACCTGCTTGCATGCGATGGTTCGCACAGCAAGGTACGCAAAGAACTCGATGTCCCATTCCCCGGTGAGGATGAAGGAATCACATTCTTCACAGGCGATGTAGAAGTTCCCGATATGAAGGAAATTCATATTAACCTGCACCTTAATGATCGTGGAGCGGCAGCGTTCTTTCCATATAAAGACGGTACTTACAGGGTCGTCGGCTTTGATAGAACGAGACAGGGCGGTCCTAAAAAGCGTGAAATGAAGCTGCATGAACTGCAGACCACACTCGATACCATTCTTGATCAATCGTATAAAGTTCAGCATCCAAAATGGCTCGCCTATTTCGGAACATCACACAGGCAGGTGCCAAATTACCGTGTCGGAAACGTGTTCTTCGTCGGAGACGCTGCACATGTCAATAATCCGCTTGGCGGTCAGGGTATGAATATCGGTCTTGAAGATGTCGGCAATCTCTGCTGGAAAATCGATACGGTGTTGAAAGGCTATGCAGGCAGTCCATTCCTCGATACGTATCATGAAGAACGGGCACCTGTGGCAAAAGAAGTCATCTTCAATACCACCATGGAACTGAAGCTGATTAATATGAAGGGGCTGCTCGGTAAAGCAAGGAACTGGTCAGGCAAAGCCGTTCTGTCACAAGGATGGGTTCAGTCCAGATTTGCAAATGCGCTCTCACACGTACACAGTGATTACGATAAAACGCCGATTAACCGTTCATTCAAAGACAAATCTCTACCCAGAAAAGCTATTCAAGCCGGTGAACGCGTACCGGATCAGGTTCTTTTCAATGAAGGTACAACGGATGAGCGGCTGTACCCGCTTATTCAGCGGATCGGCTACGTATGCTTAATCTATATTGATTGCTATGAGCAGGATCTGATTGACTACGCATATGACTTTGCCCATGAAGCGAACCGGGCATTCCCGGATATGCTCAAAGTCTATCTAGTCGCTCGCGGGGGCACCGTCCTTACAGAGCGTGACGAGCTGCCGATTATCTATGACGTACATCGCGATCTGGATCATAATCTCGGTATGCAAAAAGGAAGCACACTGTTTATCCGTCCTGATGGACACGTCGGTTTTCATGACGGTTCGGCTGATGTGAGGAAAGTGATGGCGAAGTTGAAGCGGTATTTTATTTAA
- a CDS encoding RNA-binding protein: protein MNKASQKYWNDFWSARGKEKPPSVTAWQFGAVPDELAQLVVDGVKTATCSGLIFYELENEPLPAVDDYSIILNSNEEPVAIIRTSQVDQMPMNEVPEEFAIAEGEGDRTYRYWKEAHECFFRKELSEVGLAYTEDMMLVCERFELVDVKNKL from the coding sequence ATGAATAAAGCATCTCAGAAATATTGGAACGACTTTTGGAGCGCAAGAGGAAAAGAAAAGCCACCTTCAGTAACTGCATGGCAGTTTGGTGCAGTGCCAGACGAGCTGGCTCAGTTAGTGGTCGACGGAGTGAAAACAGCCACCTGCTCCGGCCTCATTTTCTATGAACTTGAAAATGAACCGCTGCCGGCAGTGGATGATTACAGTATTATTCTCAATAGTAACGAGGAACCGGTAGCCATTATACGAACTTCTCAGGTCGATCAGATGCCGATGAATGAAGTACCTGAAGAATTTGCAATTGCTGAGGGTGAAGGTGACAGAACCTACCGTTATTGGAAAGAAGCTCACGAATGCTTTTTCAGGAAAGAATTGAGCGAGGTGGGACTAGCGTATACGGAGGATATGATGCTGGTTTGTGAGCGGTTTGAGTTGGTGGATGTGAAAAACAAGCTGTAA
- a CDS encoding ArsR family transcriptional regulator gives MENHHPENLDEETLFVVSQTFKALGDPTRIRILHLLFTNEYSVNGISEALNLKQSTVSHQLRFLKNLRLVKYRREGTTLYYSHDDEHVMNILEQMIKHARH, from the coding sequence TTGGAAAATCATCACCCTGAAAACCTTGATGAAGAAACCCTTTTTGTCGTCTCCCAGACATTCAAAGCACTCGGGGACCCGACAAGGATACGGATCTTACACCTGCTTTTTACAAATGAATACTCGGTGAATGGCATTTCTGAAGCATTGAACTTAAAGCAATCAACCGTTTCACACCAGCTAAGATTTCTTAAAAACCTTCGCCTCGTCAAGTATCGCCGTGAAGGAACCACACTATACTATTCTCATGATGATGAACATGTCATGAATATACTTGAACAAATGATCAAGCACGCCCGGCATTAA
- a CDS encoding transporter, protein MEQSTIEKLLGAATVKRDLLNEQPNHYMVRAMLAGMYVGMAVVMAFRLAQPFYEAASPATYFINAIFFGVAFCLILYGKTELFTSNTMYMVVGAMKKKTNWMDTLRVWGACYLGNLVGILFFTGLIIMTGLFATMDPTESYLITAAEKKMNLPYSEMFFRAILANWLVCLAVWIPLQVKDDMSKIVLMILFVFTFFISGYEHSIANMALFSIALTAPHTALVTVQAAVENVLIVTLGNIVGGAFFVGVLYTYLNSVKKEKELTAKSSANASAPKAALEK, encoded by the coding sequence ATGGAACAGTCTACAATAGAGAAATTATTAGGCGCTGCAACTGTAAAGAGAGATCTGCTAAACGAGCAGCCGAATCACTATATGGTACGTGCCATGCTTGCTGGTATGTACGTCGGAATGGCAGTTGTCATGGCATTCCGTCTAGCACAGCCGTTTTACGAAGCAGCCTCACCGGCAACTTATTTTATTAACGCAATCTTCTTCGGTGTTGCATTTTGCTTGATTTTATACGGGAAAACGGAGCTGTTTACATCAAATACGATGTATATGGTCGTTGGTGCCATGAAGAAGAAAACGAACTGGATGGACACACTGCGCGTATGGGGTGCGTGCTATCTTGGCAATCTGGTCGGTATTTTATTTTTCACAGGATTGATTATCATGACCGGTTTATTTGCGACAATGGATCCGACGGAATCGTATTTGATCACTGCTGCTGAAAAGAAAATGAACCTGCCTTATTCTGAGATGTTCTTCAGAGCAATCCTTGCTAACTGGCTTGTCTGCCTGGCTGTATGGATTCCGCTTCAGGTAAAGGATGATATGTCTAAAATCGTGCTGATGATCCTATTCGTCTTCACCTTCTTTATCTCCGGGTATGAACATAGCATTGCAAACATGGCGTTATTCTCAATCGCACTCACAGCACCGCACACTGCGCTTGTAACTGTACAGGCAGCAGTTGAAAACGTGTTGATCGTTACACTTGGAAATATCGTTGGCGGCGCATTCTTCGTCGGCGTACTTTACACGTATTTGAACTCGGTTAAAAAAGAAAAAGAACTGACGGCGAAATCGTCTGCTAATGCATCTGCTCCTAAGGCTGCTTTAGAGAAATAA